A single window of Pristis pectinata isolate sPriPec2 chromosome 8, sPriPec2.1.pri, whole genome shotgun sequence DNA harbors:
- the LOC127573366 gene encoding heme oxygenase 2-like: MAPSEVEEFRTDGDIVSPTDLSEVLKEGTKESHDRAENTQFVKDFLKGKIHRELFKLGTVALYYTYSALEEEMDKNAEHPAFAPLYFPLELHRKEALAKDLEFLWGPGWKDQIECSEATRRYVERIHHVGEHEPELLAAHAYTRYMGDLSGGQVLKKVAQRALRLPSTGEGVLFYTFDNISNPSRFKQLYRSRLNNLETSEQSRERLVEEANQAFRFNMEVFEELDKIGKTLNRTGQEDGIPLHDGKGDAQKCPFYAAKGNDEMGCPLHQVMAIAQSSPFQLVLAVLLALVASWYLL; this comes from the exons CCCCACAGACCTGtcggaggtcctgaaggaaggaACAAAGGAGTCGCACGACCGAGCAGAGAATACTCAGTTCGTGAAGGACTTCCTGAAGGGCAAGATTCATCGAGAATTGTTCAAG CTGGGCACGGTGGCCCTGTACTACACCTACAGTGCCCTGGAGGAGGAGATGGATAAGAATGCTGAGCATCCTGCCTTTGCTCCCCTGTACTTCCCCCTCGAGCTGCATCGCAAGGAGGCTCTCGCCAAGGACCTGGAGTTCCTGTGGGGCCCCGGCTGGAAGGATCAGATCGAATGTTCCGAGGCCACCAGGAGATATGTGGAGCGTATCCATCATGTTGGGGAGCATGAGCCTGAGCTGCTGGCTGCCCATGCCTACACCCGCTACATGGGGGACCTGTCTGGGGGTCAGGTGCTGAAGAAAGTGGCACAGAGGGCCCTGCGCCTGCCCAGTACGGGAGAGGGTGTCCTCTTCTACACCTTTGACAACATTTCCAACCCTAGCCGCTTCAAGCAGTTGTATCGCTCGAGGCTCAACAACCTGGAGACCAGCGAGCAGAGCAGGGAGAGGCTCGTGGAGGAGGCGAACCAGGCCTTTCGCTTTAACATGGAG GTTTTTGAGGAGTTGGATAAAATTGGAAAAACCCTCAACAGAACAGGGCAAGAAGATGGAATCCCACTTCACGATGGCAAAGGAGATGCTCAAAAGTGCCCTTTCTATGCTGCAAAAG GTAATGATGAAATGGGGTGCCCACTTCACCAGGTGATGGCTATAGCACAAAGCTCACCTTTCCAGCTGGTGCTAGCTGTTCTTCTGGCACTTGTTGCCAGCTGGTATCTGCTATGA